A portion of the Gorilla gorilla gorilla isolate KB3781 chromosome X, NHGRI_mGorGor1-v2.1_pri, whole genome shotgun sequence genome contains these proteins:
- the CDK16 gene encoding cyclin-dependent kinase 16 isoform X3 — protein MQSEIAMDRMKKIKRQLSMTLRGGRGIDKTNGAPEQIGLDESGGGGGSDPGEAPTRAAPGELRSARGPLSSAPEIVHEDLKMGSDGESDQASATSSDEVQSPVRVRMRNHPPRKISTEDINKRLSLPADIRLPEGYLEKLTLNSPIFDKPLSRRLRRVSLSEIGFGKLETYIKLDKLGEGTYATVYKGKSKLTDNLVALKEIRLEHEEGAPCTAIREVSLLKDLKHANIVTLHDIIHTEKSLTLVFEYLDKDLKQYLDDCGNIINMHNVKLFLFQLLRGLAYCHRQKVLHRDLKPQNLLINERGELKLADFGLARAKSIPTKTYSNEVVTLWYRPPDILLGSTDYSTQIDMWGVGCIFYEMATGRPLFPGSTVEEQLHFIFRILGTPTEETWPGILSNEEFKTYNYPKYRAEALLSHAPRLDSDGADLLTKLLQFEGRNRISAEDAMKHPFFLSLGERIHKLPDTTSIFALKEIQLQKEASLRSSSMPDSGRPAFRVVDTEF, from the exons ATGCAGTCCGAG ATCGCCATGGATCGGATGAAGAAGATCAAACGGCAGCTGTCAATGACACTCCGAGGTGGCCGAGGCATAGACAAGACCAATGGTGCCCCTGAGCAGATAGGCCTGGATgagagtggtggtggtggtggcagtgaccCTGGAGAGGCCCCCACACGTGCTGCTCCTGGGGAACTTCGTTCTGCACGGGGCccactcagctctgcaccag AGATTGTGCACGAGGACTTGAAGATGGGGTCTGATGGGGAGAGTGACCAGGCTTCAGCCACGTCCTCGGATGAGGTGCAGTCTCCAGTGAGAGTGCGTATGCGCAACCATCCCCCACGCAAGATCTCCACTGAG GACATCAACAAGCGCCTATCGCTACCAGCTGACATCCGGCTGCCTGAGGGCTACCTGGAGAAGCTGACCCTCAATAGCCCCATCTTTGACAAGCCCCTCAGCCGCCGCCTCCGTCGTGTCAGCCTA TCTGAGATTGGCTTTGGGAAACTGGAGACCTACATTAAGCTGGACAAGCTGGGCGAG GGTACCTATGCCACCGTCTACAAAGGCAAAAGCAAGCTCACAGACAACCTTGTGGCACTCAAGGAGATCAGACTGGAACATGAAGAGGGGGCACCCTGCACCGCCATTCGGGAAG TGTCCCTGCTCAAGGACCTCAAACACGCCAACATCGTTACGCTACATGACATTATCCACACGGAGAAGTCCCTCACCCTTGTCTTTGAGTACCTG GACAAGGACCTGAAGCAGTACCTGGATGACTGTGGGAACATCATCAACATGCACAACGTGAAA CTGTTCCTGTTCCAGCTGCTCCGTGGCCTGGCCTACTGCCACCGGCAGAAGGTGCTACACCGAGACCTCAAGCCCCAGAACCTGCTCATCAACGAGAGGGGAGAGCTCAAGCTGGCTGACTTTG GCCTGGCCCGAGCCAAGTCAATCCCAACAAAGACATATTCCAATGAGGTGGTGACACTGTGGTACCGGCCCCCTGACATCCTGCTTGGGTCCACGGACTACTCCACTCAGATTGACATGTG GGGTGTGGGCTGCATCTTCTATGAGATGGCCACAGGCCGTCCCCTCTTTCCGGGCTCCACGGTGGAGGAACAGCTACACTTCATCTTCCGTATCTTAG GAACCCCAACTGAGGAGACGTGGCCAGGCATCCTGTCCAACGAGGAGTTCAAGACATACAACTACCCCAAGTACCGAGCCGAGGCCCTTTTGAGCCACGCACCCCG ACTTGATAGCGACGGGGCCGACCTTCTCACCAAGCTGTTGCAG tTTGAGGGTCGAAATCGGATCTCCGCAGAGGATGCCATGAAACATCCATTCTTCCTCAGTCTGGGGGAGCGGATCCACAAACTTCCTGACA CTACTTCCATATTTGCACTAAAGGAGATTCAGCTACAAAAGGAGGCCAGCCTTCGGTCTTCGTCGATGCCTGACTCAG GCAGGCCAGCTTTCCGCGTGGTGGACACCGAGTTCTAA
- the CDK16 gene encoding cyclin-dependent kinase 16 isoform X2 has product MQSEIAMDRMKKIKRQLSMTLRGGRGIDKTNGAPEQIGLDESGGGGGSDPGEAPTRAAPGELRSARGPLSSAPEIVHEDLKMGSDGESDQASATSSDEVQSPVRVRMRNHPPRKISTEDINKRLSLPADIRLPEGYLEKLTLNSPIFDKPLSRRLRRVSLSEIGFGKLETYIKLDKLGEGTYATVYKGKSKLTDNLVALKEIRLEHEEGAPCTAIREVSLLKDLKHANIVTLHDIIHTEKSLTLVFEYLDKDLKQYLDDCGNIINMHNVKLFLFQLLRGLAYCHRQKVLHRDLKPQNLLINERGELKLADFGLARAKSIPTKTYSNEVVTLWYRPPDILLGSTDYSTQIDMWGVGCIFYEMATGRPLFPGSTVEEQLHFIFRILGTPTEETWPGILSNEEFKTYNYPKYRAEALLSHAPRLDSDGADLLTKLLQFEGRNRISAEDAMKHPFFLSLGERIHKLPDTTSIFALKEIQLQKEASLRSSSMPDSVAGGQHGRASLPH; this is encoded by the exons ATGCAGTCCGAG ATCGCCATGGATCGGATGAAGAAGATCAAACGGCAGCTGTCAATGACACTCCGAGGTGGCCGAGGCATAGACAAGACCAATGGTGCCCCTGAGCAGATAGGCCTGGATgagagtggtggtggtggtggcagtgaccCTGGAGAGGCCCCCACACGTGCTGCTCCTGGGGAACTTCGTTCTGCACGGGGCccactcagctctgcaccag AGATTGTGCACGAGGACTTGAAGATGGGGTCTGATGGGGAGAGTGACCAGGCTTCAGCCACGTCCTCGGATGAGGTGCAGTCTCCAGTGAGAGTGCGTATGCGCAACCATCCCCCACGCAAGATCTCCACTGAG GACATCAACAAGCGCCTATCGCTACCAGCTGACATCCGGCTGCCTGAGGGCTACCTGGAGAAGCTGACCCTCAATAGCCCCATCTTTGACAAGCCCCTCAGCCGCCGCCTCCGTCGTGTCAGCCTA TCTGAGATTGGCTTTGGGAAACTGGAGACCTACATTAAGCTGGACAAGCTGGGCGAG GGTACCTATGCCACCGTCTACAAAGGCAAAAGCAAGCTCACAGACAACCTTGTGGCACTCAAGGAGATCAGACTGGAACATGAAGAGGGGGCACCCTGCACCGCCATTCGGGAAG TGTCCCTGCTCAAGGACCTCAAACACGCCAACATCGTTACGCTACATGACATTATCCACACGGAGAAGTCCCTCACCCTTGTCTTTGAGTACCTG GACAAGGACCTGAAGCAGTACCTGGATGACTGTGGGAACATCATCAACATGCACAACGTGAAA CTGTTCCTGTTCCAGCTGCTCCGTGGCCTGGCCTACTGCCACCGGCAGAAGGTGCTACACCGAGACCTCAAGCCCCAGAACCTGCTCATCAACGAGAGGGGAGAGCTCAAGCTGGCTGACTTTG GCCTGGCCCGAGCCAAGTCAATCCCAACAAAGACATATTCCAATGAGGTGGTGACACTGTGGTACCGGCCCCCTGACATCCTGCTTGGGTCCACGGACTACTCCACTCAGATTGACATGTG GGGTGTGGGCTGCATCTTCTATGAGATGGCCACAGGCCGTCCCCTCTTTCCGGGCTCCACGGTGGAGGAACAGCTACACTTCATCTTCCGTATCTTAG GAACCCCAACTGAGGAGACGTGGCCAGGCATCCTGTCCAACGAGGAGTTCAAGACATACAACTACCCCAAGTACCGAGCCGAGGCCCTTTTGAGCCACGCACCCCG ACTTGATAGCGACGGGGCCGACCTTCTCACCAAGCTGTTGCAG tTTGAGGGTCGAAATCGGATCTCCGCAGAGGATGCCATGAAACATCCATTCTTCCTCAGTCTGGGGGAGCGGATCCACAAACTTCCTGACA CTACTTCCATATTTGCACTAAAGGAGATTCAGCTACAAAAGGAGGCCAGCCTTCGGTCTTCGTCGATGCCTGACTCAG TTGCCGGTGGACAGCATGGCCGTGCCAGCCTCCCACACTGA
- the CDK16 gene encoding cyclin-dependent kinase 16 isoform X1 has translation MPLYGRARGHVTHPSILGTRPGRPMAGPITAAVPEKICNGAFCSCSGAFPLDPNNPSLGPLPSISHLNLRTQIAMDRMKKIKRQLSMTLRGGRGIDKTNGAPEQIGLDESGGGGGSDPGEAPTRAAPGELRSARGPLSSAPEIVHEDLKMGSDGESDQASATSSDEVQSPVRVRMRNHPPRKISTEDINKRLSLPADIRLPEGYLEKLTLNSPIFDKPLSRRLRRVSLSEIGFGKLETYIKLDKLGEGTYATVYKGKSKLTDNLVALKEIRLEHEEGAPCTAIREVSLLKDLKHANIVTLHDIIHTEKSLTLVFEYLDKDLKQYLDDCGNIINMHNVKLFLFQLLRGLAYCHRQKVLHRDLKPQNLLINERGELKLADFGLARAKSIPTKTYSNEVVTLWYRPPDILLGSTDYSTQIDMWGVGCIFYEMATGRPLFPGSTVEEQLHFIFRILGTPTEETWPGILSNEEFKTYNYPKYRAEALLSHAPRLDSDGADLLTKLLQFEGRNRISAEDAMKHPFFLSLGERIHKLPDTTSIFALKEIQLQKEASLRSSSMPDSGRPAFRVVDTEF, from the exons ATGCCACTCTATGGGCGTGCTCGAGGCCATGTCACCCATCCTTCAATTCTGGGCACACGCCCTGGCCGACCCATGGCTGGGCCCATCACTGCAGCTGTACCTGAGAAGATCTGCAATGGAGCCTTCTGCTCCTGCAGTGGGGCTTTTCCCCTAGATCCCAACAATCCATCGTTAGGGCCCTTGCCCTCAATCAGCCACCTAAATCTGAGAACTCAG ATCGCCATGGATCGGATGAAGAAGATCAAACGGCAGCTGTCAATGACACTCCGAGGTGGCCGAGGCATAGACAAGACCAATGGTGCCCCTGAGCAGATAGGCCTGGATgagagtggtggtggtggtggcagtgaccCTGGAGAGGCCCCCACACGTGCTGCTCCTGGGGAACTTCGTTCTGCACGGGGCccactcagctctgcaccag AGATTGTGCACGAGGACTTGAAGATGGGGTCTGATGGGGAGAGTGACCAGGCTTCAGCCACGTCCTCGGATGAGGTGCAGTCTCCAGTGAGAGTGCGTATGCGCAACCATCCCCCACGCAAGATCTCCACTGAG GACATCAACAAGCGCCTATCGCTACCAGCTGACATCCGGCTGCCTGAGGGCTACCTGGAGAAGCTGACCCTCAATAGCCCCATCTTTGACAAGCCCCTCAGCCGCCGCCTCCGTCGTGTCAGCCTA TCTGAGATTGGCTTTGGGAAACTGGAGACCTACATTAAGCTGGACAAGCTGGGCGAG GGTACCTATGCCACCGTCTACAAAGGCAAAAGCAAGCTCACAGACAACCTTGTGGCACTCAAGGAGATCAGACTGGAACATGAAGAGGGGGCACCCTGCACCGCCATTCGGGAAG TGTCCCTGCTCAAGGACCTCAAACACGCCAACATCGTTACGCTACATGACATTATCCACACGGAGAAGTCCCTCACCCTTGTCTTTGAGTACCTG GACAAGGACCTGAAGCAGTACCTGGATGACTGTGGGAACATCATCAACATGCACAACGTGAAA CTGTTCCTGTTCCAGCTGCTCCGTGGCCTGGCCTACTGCCACCGGCAGAAGGTGCTACACCGAGACCTCAAGCCCCAGAACCTGCTCATCAACGAGAGGGGAGAGCTCAAGCTGGCTGACTTTG GCCTGGCCCGAGCCAAGTCAATCCCAACAAAGACATATTCCAATGAGGTGGTGACACTGTGGTACCGGCCCCCTGACATCCTGCTTGGGTCCACGGACTACTCCACTCAGATTGACATGTG GGGTGTGGGCTGCATCTTCTATGAGATGGCCACAGGCCGTCCCCTCTTTCCGGGCTCCACGGTGGAGGAACAGCTACACTTCATCTTCCGTATCTTAG GAACCCCAACTGAGGAGACGTGGCCAGGCATCCTGTCCAACGAGGAGTTCAAGACATACAACTACCCCAAGTACCGAGCCGAGGCCCTTTTGAGCCACGCACCCCG ACTTGATAGCGACGGGGCCGACCTTCTCACCAAGCTGTTGCAG tTTGAGGGTCGAAATCGGATCTCCGCAGAGGATGCCATGAAACATCCATTCTTCCTCAGTCTGGGGGAGCGGATCCACAAACTTCCTGACA CTACTTCCATATTTGCACTAAAGGAGATTCAGCTACAAAAGGAGGCCAGCCTTCGGTCTTCGTCGATGCCTGACTCAG GCAGGCCAGCTTTCCGCGTGGTGGACACCGAGTTCTAA
- the CDK16 gene encoding cyclin-dependent kinase 16 isoform X4 gives MDRMKKIKRQLSMTLRGGRGIDKTNGAPEQIGLDESGGGGGSDPGEAPTRAAPGELRSARGPLSSAPEIVHEDLKMGSDGESDQASATSSDEVQSPVRVRMRNHPPRKISTEDINKRLSLPADIRLPEGYLEKLTLNSPIFDKPLSRRLRRVSLSEIGFGKLETYIKLDKLGEGTYATVYKGKSKLTDNLVALKEIRLEHEEGAPCTAIREVSLLKDLKHANIVTLHDIIHTEKSLTLVFEYLDKDLKQYLDDCGNIINMHNVKLFLFQLLRGLAYCHRQKVLHRDLKPQNLLINERGELKLADFGLARAKSIPTKTYSNEVVTLWYRPPDILLGSTDYSTQIDMWGVGCIFYEMATGRPLFPGSTVEEQLHFIFRILGTPTEETWPGILSNEEFKTYNYPKYRAEALLSHAPRLDSDGADLLTKLLQFEGRNRISAEDAMKHPFFLSLGERIHKLPDTTSIFALKEIQLQKEASLRSSSMPDSVAGGQHGRASLPH, from the exons ATGGATCGGATGAAGAAGATCAAACGGCAGCTGTCAATGACACTCCGAGGTGGCCGAGGCATAGACAAGACCAATGGTGCCCCTGAGCAGATAGGCCTGGATgagagtggtggtggtggtggcagtgaccCTGGAGAGGCCCCCACACGTGCTGCTCCTGGGGAACTTCGTTCTGCACGGGGCccactcagctctgcaccag AGATTGTGCACGAGGACTTGAAGATGGGGTCTGATGGGGAGAGTGACCAGGCTTCAGCCACGTCCTCGGATGAGGTGCAGTCTCCAGTGAGAGTGCGTATGCGCAACCATCCCCCACGCAAGATCTCCACTGAG GACATCAACAAGCGCCTATCGCTACCAGCTGACATCCGGCTGCCTGAGGGCTACCTGGAGAAGCTGACCCTCAATAGCCCCATCTTTGACAAGCCCCTCAGCCGCCGCCTCCGTCGTGTCAGCCTA TCTGAGATTGGCTTTGGGAAACTGGAGACCTACATTAAGCTGGACAAGCTGGGCGAG GGTACCTATGCCACCGTCTACAAAGGCAAAAGCAAGCTCACAGACAACCTTGTGGCACTCAAGGAGATCAGACTGGAACATGAAGAGGGGGCACCCTGCACCGCCATTCGGGAAG TGTCCCTGCTCAAGGACCTCAAACACGCCAACATCGTTACGCTACATGACATTATCCACACGGAGAAGTCCCTCACCCTTGTCTTTGAGTACCTG GACAAGGACCTGAAGCAGTACCTGGATGACTGTGGGAACATCATCAACATGCACAACGTGAAA CTGTTCCTGTTCCAGCTGCTCCGTGGCCTGGCCTACTGCCACCGGCAGAAGGTGCTACACCGAGACCTCAAGCCCCAGAACCTGCTCATCAACGAGAGGGGAGAGCTCAAGCTGGCTGACTTTG GCCTGGCCCGAGCCAAGTCAATCCCAACAAAGACATATTCCAATGAGGTGGTGACACTGTGGTACCGGCCCCCTGACATCCTGCTTGGGTCCACGGACTACTCCACTCAGATTGACATGTG GGGTGTGGGCTGCATCTTCTATGAGATGGCCACAGGCCGTCCCCTCTTTCCGGGCTCCACGGTGGAGGAACAGCTACACTTCATCTTCCGTATCTTAG GAACCCCAACTGAGGAGACGTGGCCAGGCATCCTGTCCAACGAGGAGTTCAAGACATACAACTACCCCAAGTACCGAGCCGAGGCCCTTTTGAGCCACGCACCCCG ACTTGATAGCGACGGGGCCGACCTTCTCACCAAGCTGTTGCAG tTTGAGGGTCGAAATCGGATCTCCGCAGAGGATGCCATGAAACATCCATTCTTCCTCAGTCTGGGGGAGCGGATCCACAAACTTCCTGACA CTACTTCCATATTTGCACTAAAGGAGATTCAGCTACAAAAGGAGGCCAGCCTTCGGTCTTCGTCGATGCCTGACTCAG TTGCCGGTGGACAGCATGGCCGTGCCAGCCTCCCACACTGA
- the CDK16 gene encoding cyclin-dependent kinase 16 isoform X5 produces MDRMKKIKRQLSMTLRGGRGIDKTNGAPEQIGLDESGGGGGSDPGEAPTRAAPGELRSARGPLSSAPEIVHEDLKMGSDGESDQASATSSDEVQSPVRVRMRNHPPRKISTEDINKRLSLPADIRLPEGYLEKLTLNSPIFDKPLSRRLRRVSLSEIGFGKLETYIKLDKLGEGTYATVYKGKSKLTDNLVALKEIRLEHEEGAPCTAIREVSLLKDLKHANIVTLHDIIHTEKSLTLVFEYLDKDLKQYLDDCGNIINMHNVKLFLFQLLRGLAYCHRQKVLHRDLKPQNLLINERGELKLADFGLARAKSIPTKTYSNEVVTLWYRPPDILLGSTDYSTQIDMWGVGCIFYEMATGRPLFPGSTVEEQLHFIFRILGTPTEETWPGILSNEEFKTYNYPKYRAEALLSHAPRLDSDGADLLTKLLQFEGRNRISAEDAMKHPFFLSLGERIHKLPDTTSIFALKEIQLQKEASLRSSSMPDSGRPAFRVVDTEF; encoded by the exons ATGGATCGGATGAAGAAGATCAAACGGCAGCTGTCAATGACACTCCGAGGTGGCCGAGGCATAGACAAGACCAATGGTGCCCCTGAGCAGATAGGCCTGGATgagagtggtggtggtggtggcagtgaccCTGGAGAGGCCCCCACACGTGCTGCTCCTGGGGAACTTCGTTCTGCACGGGGCccactcagctctgcaccag AGATTGTGCACGAGGACTTGAAGATGGGGTCTGATGGGGAGAGTGACCAGGCTTCAGCCACGTCCTCGGATGAGGTGCAGTCTCCAGTGAGAGTGCGTATGCGCAACCATCCCCCACGCAAGATCTCCACTGAG GACATCAACAAGCGCCTATCGCTACCAGCTGACATCCGGCTGCCTGAGGGCTACCTGGAGAAGCTGACCCTCAATAGCCCCATCTTTGACAAGCCCCTCAGCCGCCGCCTCCGTCGTGTCAGCCTA TCTGAGATTGGCTTTGGGAAACTGGAGACCTACATTAAGCTGGACAAGCTGGGCGAG GGTACCTATGCCACCGTCTACAAAGGCAAAAGCAAGCTCACAGACAACCTTGTGGCACTCAAGGAGATCAGACTGGAACATGAAGAGGGGGCACCCTGCACCGCCATTCGGGAAG TGTCCCTGCTCAAGGACCTCAAACACGCCAACATCGTTACGCTACATGACATTATCCACACGGAGAAGTCCCTCACCCTTGTCTTTGAGTACCTG GACAAGGACCTGAAGCAGTACCTGGATGACTGTGGGAACATCATCAACATGCACAACGTGAAA CTGTTCCTGTTCCAGCTGCTCCGTGGCCTGGCCTACTGCCACCGGCAGAAGGTGCTACACCGAGACCTCAAGCCCCAGAACCTGCTCATCAACGAGAGGGGAGAGCTCAAGCTGGCTGACTTTG GCCTGGCCCGAGCCAAGTCAATCCCAACAAAGACATATTCCAATGAGGTGGTGACACTGTGGTACCGGCCCCCTGACATCCTGCTTGGGTCCACGGACTACTCCACTCAGATTGACATGTG GGGTGTGGGCTGCATCTTCTATGAGATGGCCACAGGCCGTCCCCTCTTTCCGGGCTCCACGGTGGAGGAACAGCTACACTTCATCTTCCGTATCTTAG GAACCCCAACTGAGGAGACGTGGCCAGGCATCCTGTCCAACGAGGAGTTCAAGACATACAACTACCCCAAGTACCGAGCCGAGGCCCTTTTGAGCCACGCACCCCG ACTTGATAGCGACGGGGCCGACCTTCTCACCAAGCTGTTGCAG tTTGAGGGTCGAAATCGGATCTCCGCAGAGGATGCCATGAAACATCCATTCTTCCTCAGTCTGGGGGAGCGGATCCACAAACTTCCTGACA CTACTTCCATATTTGCACTAAAGGAGATTCAGCTACAAAAGGAGGCCAGCCTTCGGTCTTCGTCGATGCCTGACTCAG GCAGGCCAGCTTTCCGCGTGGTGGACACCGAGTTCTAA